In the Pseudonocardia sediminis genome, GACGACGTCCTCGCGCAACGACGCGAGCCGGTCCTGGCCGACCTCGGCCGGGTCCGCGTCGACGAACGACAGCTCCGCCGACCCGGTCCGCAGCAGCTCCATCGCCCGGTCCGGGGCGTCGTCCTGCACCGCGGCGGCGAACTCGGCGATCGCACCGGCGAAGCGCCAGTTCCGAGTCAGCCGCACCACGCCGTGCCGGACCGTCTCGGGTTCTCCCGGCTCGCCGGCGCCGGTCGGCCCGGGAGCGACCGTGCCGGCCGTGCCCGGGGCCGCGACGGCCGGTGAGCCGGTGGACGGGACGCCGGTGGACGAGCCGGCGGTGGCCGTCGGGCGTCGGTCCGCGCGGAACGCACCACAGGCCAGCAACGCGGCCTGCAGCTCGGGCTCCTCCCGGCCGTCGGCGGCGGCCAGGTCGCCCAGGACCGCGCCCGCCTCGACCGATGCCAGCTGGTCGGGGTCGCCGACCAGCACCAGCCGCGCGTCCGGACGGACGGCGTCGAGCAGCCGGGCCATCATCGTCAGCGAGACCATCGACGTCTCGTCGACCACGACGACGTCGTGCGGGAGCCGGTTGCCGCGGTGGTGGCGGAACCGTCCGGACGAGCCGCGGGACCCGAGGAGCCGGTGCAGGGTGGAGGCGGCGGTGCCGCTGAGCACGGATCCCTCGTCGCCGGGCATCCGCGGAACCGCGTCGGCCACCGACTGGGTCAGACGTGCCGCGGCCTTGCCGGTCGGGGCGGCGAGGGCCACCCGCAGAGGTGGCCGCCCGGTCCGTGCCCCGTGCAGGTCGTGCAGCAGCGCGAGGAGCCGGGCGACGGTCGTCGTCTTGCCGGTACCCGGACCGCCGGCGATCACGCTGACCGGGCGCAGCGCCGCGACCGCGGCCGCGAGGCGCTGGCGCTCGGCACCGGGCTCGCCGAAGAGCCGGTCCAGCGCGGCCGACAGTCGCGCCGGGTCCACCGTGGCGACCGGCCCGGAGCGGGCCTCGAACTGGGTCCGGACCAGTTCCTCCTCCTGCCAGTACCGCTCCAGGTAGAGCAGGTCACCGACCAGGCGCAACGGGAGACCGGGCGGTGCGGCGTCGCCGTCGGCGACCAGGGGGCTCGCCACGCACTCCGCCCGCCACGTCACCGGGTCGGGCCACGGCAGGCCGGACACGTCGACCGCGACCTCGCCCTCGGCCGCCGCGGTGTCACGGACGCCTGCGAGGTCGACACAGACCGACCCGTTGCGGATCGCC is a window encoding:
- a CDS encoding AAA family ATPase; its protein translation is MTTTPPGTAAAPETSPTTVTGPGAGGTTAPERDPYGARAARTATGVLAAFNSADVLAPGDVHVARRLARLGGRGDPTGVVARCVNGGAAGSGAGGSGPTGDAAAGGAGGVGAASGDAEPEAVVLAAALAVRAIRNGSVCVDLAGVRDTAAAEGEVAVDVSGLPWPDPVTWRAECVASPLVADGDAAPPGLPLRLVGDLLYLERYWQEEELVRTQFEARSGPVATVDPARLSAALDRLFGEPGAERQRLAAAVAALRPVSVIAGGPGTGKTTTVARLLALLHDLHGARTGRPPLRVALAAPTGKAAARLTQSVADAVPRMPGDEGSVLSGTAASTLHRLLGSRGSSGRFRHHRGNRLPHDVVVVDETSMVSLTMMARLLDAVRPDARLVLVGDPDQLASVEAGAVLGDLAAADGREEPELQAALLACGAFRADRRPTATAGSSTGVPSTGSPAVAAPGTAGTVAPGPTGAGEPGEPETVRHGVVRLTRNWRFAGAIAEFAAAVQDDAPDRAMELLRTGSAELSFVDADPAEVGQDRLASLREDVVRAGTDLIGAADAGDDEQALRVLDHHRLLCGHRRGPHGVARWTVEVERWLATARPGYDAEGPWYPGRPLLVTANDYDLGLFNGDTGVVVRTPRGRRAVFSREGVPTGFEPARLGAVGTVYAMTVHRSQGSQFNRVTVVLPPPDSPLMTRELLYTAVTRAQTSVRVIGTEAAVRAAIARPAGRASGLRGRLGRV